One segment of Dehalococcoidales bacterium DNA contains the following:
- a CDS encoding NlpC/P60 family protein yields the protein MRDGNDRNGLDCWRLIVLVYCERLNIDLPDFAGAFVDGSLASLKKVTRMIRDGKQTWQKVDKPQPYDVILLRTGSMVYHVGIVIDRKRMLHVMEGINSTIEEFTGIQWKQKVEGFYRYVR from the coding sequence TTGAGGGATGGTAATGACCGAAACGGGCTGGATTGCTGGCGTTTGATCGTTCTTGTCTATTGCGAACGGCTCAATATCGACCTCCCGGACTTCGCCGGGGCGTTTGTTGACGGCTCTCTGGCCTCATTAAAAAAGGTCACGCGGATGATACGGGACGGGAAACAGACATGGCAGAAAGTTGATAAGCCACAACCGTATGATGTGATCCTACTCAGAACCGGAAGCATGGTATATCACGTTGGGATAGTGATCGATCGCAAGAGAATGTTGCACGTCATGGAGGGTATAAACTCGACGATTGAAGAGTTTACCGGCATTCAGTGGAAACAGAAGGTAGAGGGATTTTATCGATATGTCAGATAA
- a CDS encoding DUF1833 family protein encodes MTTTSLNFREAAFAQETGRCPIALITLSHDDLADDIRISTDPTQELAGLTTDLEKVYGTVSDSLNYIFLPVSIKLPDETDEGPGEMQIEFDNVHRAYTEAIRSIFTPVTCKVDIVMDNALDTIDASWPEFQLVNIKYNATTITGTLKLETLEAEPYPAGAFVPSCFPGLF; translated from the coding sequence ATGACGACCACCTCACTGAATTTCCGAGAAGCCGCCTTTGCACAAGAAACAGGCAGATGTCCGATTGCCCTGATTACGCTCTCCCATGATGACCTTGCCGACGATATCAGGATCAGTACAGATCCAACTCAGGAATTAGCAGGGCTTACCACAGATCTTGAAAAGGTTTATGGCACGGTATCAGACAGCCTCAACTATATCTTTCTCCCCGTGAGTATCAAGCTTCCGGACGAAACAGATGAAGGCCCTGGAGAGATGCAAATTGAATTTGATAATGTTCACCGGGCATACACAGAAGCAATCAGAAGCATATTTACACCGGTTACTTGCAAAGTTGATATAGTAATGGATAACGCCCTGGACACGATAGACGCAAGCTGGCCGGAATTTCAACTGGTCAACATAAAATACAACGCGACAACGATCACCGGGACGTTAAAATTGGAAACTCTGGAGGCCGAGCCCTATCCGGCTGGTGCTTTTGTCCCGTCATGCTTTCCGGGGCTATTTTAG
- a CDS encoding phage tail tape measure C-terminal domain-containing protein, with the protein MADPIGAARVELSAGHAAFGRDMGKARQHVQTNATKMQTAMAKVGKSFTGVAGSLKMLVSALAIGAAFRAVTNATKVQEAAIAQLEQTLKSTGRYTPELSSKLQGYAAELQKITTYGDETTIAMQALLLTFTKIGGDEFNRAQKVTLDVATALKTDLKSAALQVGKALNDPVLGMTALSRSGIQFSEAQKEVVKELVKTGDTVGAQKIILKELETQFGGSAEAARNTLGGALASLKNAFGDLLEGDGKGGGVKGTTAAIEDLTKLMSDPSTVANAQTLTNAMITGFGKVLKAISTTVEFTKWLGEELAAQIYGVAGDDINRLEGSLDTAKKKLQELEDGYKAVGFADKLLGKIGISEGILEKLRGIKSAREEVKKLQKQVDDYYAFEDAKKKGSAKTPDVPDVPVVTSGGVVEETPEAIAAREKAAKRAEEIHQLTVDNYLKTESEKWAALEEYEKDYADKQTEFSDAHKKATLSDVDYELAKLQEQYDAYSVYITDKVALDEWYAASKKKILDKEKDDETGMLKELKTAIDGWGRDSTDAIVAFARTGEMSFSDMVDSMIDDLMRMFIQQQIMGPLFSSIGGFDFGSLFGSAKGNAFQNGNVIPFASGGIVTRPTVFPMAQGAGLMGEAGAEAIMPLTRIGGDLGVKATGGGGMVVNIFNSTGDSVETKEGMTADGSPTLDVMIDQAVAKKLGRFGSQSNKSLRQNFGASQRLTGR; encoded by the coding sequence ATGGCAGATCCGATTGGTGCCGCAAGGGTAGAACTAAGTGCCGGTCACGCCGCGTTCGGGCGGGATATGGGCAAGGCTCGGCAGCATGTCCAGACCAACGCTACCAAAATGCAGACCGCCATGGCGAAGGTAGGAAAGAGTTTTACAGGGGTTGCAGGCAGCCTCAAGATGCTTGTCTCTGCCCTTGCCATAGGTGCGGCTTTTCGTGCTGTTACCAATGCGACCAAAGTGCAGGAGGCGGCAATAGCTCAGCTTGAGCAGACCCTTAAATCAACAGGCCGTTATACCCCTGAATTGTCCTCTAAATTACAAGGCTATGCGGCGGAACTCCAAAAGATAACGACCTATGGCGATGAAACAACTATCGCCATGCAGGCACTCCTTCTTACATTTACAAAGATAGGCGGCGATGAATTTAATCGCGCGCAGAAAGTAACCCTTGACGTTGCGACAGCCCTCAAAACAGACCTAAAATCAGCGGCATTGCAAGTCGGAAAAGCCCTAAATGATCCAGTCCTAGGAATGACAGCACTTTCCCGGTCCGGTATCCAGTTTTCGGAGGCACAAAAAGAGGTTGTCAAGGAACTTGTAAAAACCGGCGACACAGTGGGGGCGCAGAAGATCATTCTCAAAGAGCTCGAAACACAGTTTGGGGGGAGTGCAGAGGCGGCACGGAATACCCTGGGGGGTGCGCTGGCTAGCCTCAAAAATGCCTTCGGTGACTTGCTTGAGGGCGACGGTAAGGGCGGAGGGGTTAAGGGCACCACAGCGGCGATTGAAGACCTCACCAAGCTAATGAGTGACCCTTCTACAGTCGCGAATGCTCAGACTCTGACCAATGCCATGATAACCGGATTCGGGAAAGTTTTAAAAGCGATATCCACAACCGTAGAATTTACAAAATGGCTAGGTGAAGAATTGGCCGCTCAGATATACGGGGTTGCCGGGGATGATATCAACCGGCTTGAGGGAAGCCTTGATACGGCCAAGAAGAAGTTACAGGAACTTGAAGATGGCTACAAGGCGGTTGGGTTTGCCGACAAACTACTTGGGAAAATAGGCATATCGGAAGGAATACTTGAAAAGCTTCGCGGTATTAAAAGTGCGCGGGAAGAGGTGAAGAAACTCCAAAAACAGGTCGATGATTACTATGCCTTTGAAGATGCGAAAAAGAAAGGTAGTGCGAAAACCCCTGATGTTCCCGACGTCCCTGTAGTGACCAGTGGCGGAGTGGTGGAAGAAACACCGGAAGCAATAGCAGCGAGAGAGAAGGCAGCGAAACGGGCAGAAGAGATCCACCAACTGACCGTCGATAACTACCTCAAAACCGAGTCTGAAAAGTGGGCTGCTCTTGAGGAGTATGAGAAAGACTATGCCGACAAGCAGACAGAATTTTCAGACGCCCACAAAAAGGCCACGCTCTCTGATGTTGATTATGAGCTGGCGAAGTTGCAAGAGCAGTATGATGCCTATTCTGTTTATATCACTGACAAGGTGGCACTCGATGAGTGGTACGCTGCAAGCAAAAAGAAGATTCTTGACAAGGAAAAAGATGACGAAACCGGAATGCTAAAAGAGCTAAAAACCGCTATTGACGGATGGGGCCGCGATAGTACCGATGCAATAGTGGCGTTCGCCCGCACAGGTGAGATGTCCTTTTCCGACATGGTCGATTCAATGATTGATGACCTGATGAGGATGTTCATTCAGCAACAAATCATGGGGCCGTTGTTTAGCTCGATAGGCGGCTTTGATTTCGGGTCTCTCTTCGGTAGTGCCAAAGGCAACGCATTCCAAAACGGCAATGTGATTCCCTTCGCCTCAGGTGGAATCGTAACCAGGCCAACAGTCTTTCCCATGGCGCAAGGAGCTGGTCTGATGGGTGAGGCAGGGGCAGAGGCTATAATGCCATTGACTCGGATAGGCGGTGATCTTGGAGTAAAAGCAACAGGCGGCGGAGGCATGGTTGTCAATATCTTCAATTCCACAGGTGACAGCGTAGAAACAAAAGAGGGTATGACGGCAGATGGAAGCCCGACACTGGATGTAATGATTGATCAGGCAGTGGCGAAGAAGCTGGGGCGGTTTGGCAGTCAATCGAATAAATCCTTGCGTCAGAACTTTGGCGCATCTCAGAGATTAACGGGGAGATAA